AAGAGATCGACATGCTGGTGGCGATGAATGCGGAGACGGCGAAGGAAGACGTGATGTCGCTGGCGGCGGGCGCCTCTGTCATTTATGACGAGCCGCTGAAGCTCGATGCGCTGCGCTCCGATCTGATCTTCTACTCTGTCCCCTACGACAAGCTGGTTGCCGCGGTCTGTCCTGAGGCCAAGCTGCGCAAGCTGGTCAAGAACATGATTTATGTCGGCGTGGTCGCGCAGATCCTCGGCATCGACATGAAGCAGGTGGAAGCCGCGCTGCGCAAACAGTTTGCCAAAAAGGTAAAAGCTGCCGACCTGAACATGAATGCCGCGAAGGCGGGTTTCGACTATGCGGCTGCGTCGCTCACGAAGAAAGATCCGCTCTTCGTCGAGCCGATGAACGAGAACGAAGGCAAGATCATTATCGACGGCAACGCCGCCGCGGCGCTTGGTGCGATGTTTGCCGGAGTAACGGTTGTTACCTGGTATCCGATTACGCCGTCTTCTTCGGTTTGCGAGCAGTTGATCGACTACATGAAGAAGTACCGAATCGGTCCGGATGGAAAAGCCACATTCGCGATCGTGCAGGCGGAAGATGAACTCGCCGCGATCGGCATGGTGCTGGGCGCTAGCTGGGCCGGTGCGCGGGCGATGACTTCGACCTCCGGTCCTGGCATCTCGTTGATGACCGAGTTTACCGGCATGGGCTACTACGCGGAAATTCCAGCGGTGATCTTCGATATCCAGCGTGTCGGGCCCTCCACGGGACTCCCAACGCGGACTGCACAAGGCGACGTCCTGTCGATTGCGTTTCTCGGCCATGGTGACACCAAGAACGTCATGCTCTTTCCTGGAAGCGTGACTGAGTGCTTCTCGATGGCAACGGAGGCCTTTGATCTAGCGGAGCAGTTACAGACTCCGATCTTCGTGCTTTCGGATCTCGATTTAGGAATGAATAACTGGATGTCTGAGCCGTTCGCGTATCCGGAGAAGCCGCTGCAGCGCGGAAAGGTGCTGAGCGCGGAAGATCTGACTCGCCTCGGCGGATTCGCGCGATACAGAGATGTGGACAAAGACGGAATTCCCTATCGCACGCTGCCCGGCACGGACCATCCGGCGGCGGCGTACTTTACGCGTGGTTC
This genomic interval from Terriglobales bacterium contains the following:
- a CDS encoding 2-oxoacid:acceptor oxidoreductase subunit alpha; this translates as MASGDLAVQDVTQRPERDRIVNDFSIQVATVNGSGSQSANTVLLRSLFRMGVPVSGKNLFPSNIAGLPTWYTIRCSRHSYVARKKEIDMLVAMNAETAKEDVMSLAAGASVIYDEPLKLDALRSDLIFYSVPYDKLVAAVCPEAKLRKLVKNMIYVGVVAQILGIDMKQVEAALRKQFAKKVKAADLNMNAAKAGFDYAAASLTKKDPLFVEPMNENEGKIIIDGNAAAALGAMFAGVTVVTWYPITPSSSVCEQLIDYMKKYRIGPDGKATFAIVQAEDELAAIGMVLGASWAGARAMTSTSGPGISLMTEFTGMGYYAEIPAVIFDIQRVGPSTGLPTRTAQGDVLSIAFLGHGDTKNVMLFPGSVTECFSMATEAFDLAEQLQTPIFVLSDLDLGMNNWMSEPFAYPEKPLQRGKVLSAEDLTRLGGFARYRDVDKDGIPYRTLPGTDHPAAAYFTRGSGHNDKAQYSERPDDYQNNMERLNRKFETARSYVPRPEVVADRGEKAGIIAYGSSDFAVRESRDQLEHEYRIRTDYLRIRAFPFSREVHEFVAKHERVYVVEQNRDAQMLSLLKLDLNTSQTPKLRSVRHFNGLPIDARSVTDDIISQEGK